Proteins from a single region of Bradyrhizobium diazoefficiens:
- a CDS encoding NEL-type E3 ubiquitin ligase domain-containing protein, protein MRALQEAAANGGVPQSLEISLLSLTSLPAVLPTGLCLRGLHVGYNRLDSLPDNLPATLRELNANGNRLTSLPNSLPPTLRELDASDNRLSSLPDLPAGIRRLNVDDNQLDSLPDNLPGTLEELNARSNRLSSLPETLPAGLRQLDAARNRLTALPARLPSELSFLSVSANELTSLPNTFPAGLVTLYADHNQLTSLPETLLTQFRSEGTIDLDENPLPDRVRTHLAAVINAADYAGPQVYFSMGQGVAHGPARPLAAAVADWLDDEPAAVAAWQSFAAEPGAQEYSRFLDRLRDTVSYGNDVFRQTVAEDLRQTTTRPRLREQYFQLAIGASESCEDRITLTWNNMQTARLNADVEDGAYDERLDELLQQGRVMFRLDALQEIARNKVRSLRFVDEIEVYLAYQVKLREPLQLEHIAPDMRFFAVSHVTEHDIAAAEASVRNQEATGLADYLATRWQPWETVVSRIAPQAYAAMQERLLDAMGTEFDSRLAQRLAEHGLTGDADAERMLGAQISKEIACEIKGALMHQVLADRGLVL, encoded by the coding sequence ATGAGAGCTTTGCAGGAGGCGGCAGCCAATGGGGGCGTGCCGCAGTCGCTGGAGATTTCGTTGCTGTCTTTGACTAGCTTGCCCGCTGTGCTCCCCACCGGACTCTGTCTCCGGGGTCTACACGTCGGATACAATCGGCTGGACAGTCTGCCCGATAACCTTCCGGCGACGCTTCGAGAGCTCAACGCTAACGGCAACCGGCTGACCAGTTTGCCCAACTCACTTCCGCCAACGCTTCGGGAGCTCGACGCCAGCGACAACCGTCTTAGCAGCTTGCCCGACCTCCCGGCCGGGATTCGGCGCCTGAACGTCGATGACAATCAGCTGGACAGCCTGCCCGATAACCTTCCGGGGACGCTTGAAGAGCTCAACGCCCGCAGCAACCGGCTGAGTAGTTTGCCCGAGACCCTCCCGGCTGGACTCCGGCAGCTCGATGCTGCCCGCAATCGGCTAACCGCGCTGCCCGCCCGCCTCCCAAGCGAGCTCAGTTTCCTTAGCGTCAGCGCTAACGAGCTGACCAGTCTGCCCAACACCTTCCCGGCCGGACTCGTGACTCTCTACGCCGACCACAACCAGCTGACCAGCCTGCCTGAGACGCTGCTGACCCAGTTCCGCTCTGAGGGCACCATTGATCTGGACGAGAATCCGCTGCCCGATCGGGTCCGGACCCATCTGGCGGCAGTCATCAATGCTGCGGATTATGCCGGCCCGCAGGTCTACTTCTCTATGGGCCAAGGAGTGGCGCACGGTCCGGCGCGGCCCCTGGCCGCGGCCGTCGCGGACTGGCTTGACGACGAACCGGCCGCCGTGGCCGCCTGGCAGAGCTTCGCTGCCGAGCCGGGTGCCCAGGAATACTCACGCTTTCTCGACCGGCTGCGGGACACTGTGAGCTATGGCAATGACGTGTTCCGGCAGACGGTAGCAGAGGATCTGCGGCAAACGACGACCAGGCCACGGTTGCGCGAGCAGTACTTTCAGCTGGCCATCGGAGCGAGTGAGAGCTGCGAGGATCGCATCACTTTGACCTGGAACAACATGCAGACCGCACGCCTGAACGCTGATGTGGAGGACGGGGCCTATGACGAGCGGCTTGACGAGCTCCTGCAGCAGGGCCGCGTCATGTTCCGCCTGGACGCGTTGCAGGAGATTGCCCGCAACAAGGTCAGATCGCTCCGCTTCGTCGACGAGATCGAGGTCTATCTCGCCTATCAGGTCAAGCTGCGCGAGCCGCTGCAGCTGGAGCACATCGCTCCGGACATGCGCTTTTTTGCCGTCTCGCACGTCACCGAGCACGACATTGCCGCAGCCGAGGCGTCGGTGCGAAACCAGGAGGCGACGGGACTCGCGGACTATCTGGCGACCCGCTGGCAACCCTGGGAGACGGTGGTGAGCCGCATCGCGCCCCAGGCCTATGCAGCAATGCAGGAGCGGCTCCTCGATGCGATGGGCACGGAGTTCGACAGCCGCCTGGCGCAACGGCTTGCCGAGCATGGCTTGACCGGCGACGCCGATGCCGAGCGGATGCTCGGCGCCCAGATCAGCAAGGAAATCGCCTGCGAGATCAAGGGCGCGCTCATGCATCAGGTGCTCGCAGACCGCGGCCTCGTCCTGTGA